A region of Pyxidicoccus parkwaysis DNA encodes the following proteins:
- a CDS encoding GNAT family N-acetyltransferase — protein MSTWSIRKAGLSDLEDIVRLRRELMVIFGGLTEANAKAWEEATRRYLTTALPEGRFHVWLAYAGGEPVACSGLSPFERPPAANHLSGLEGYILNMYTVPAWRKRGLSRALMAEVMAFAREAGMGRLWLHASEDGRPLYEGLGFAPNPMALEWKPGGA, from the coding sequence ATGAGCACGTGGAGCATCCGCAAGGCGGGGCTGTCCGACCTCGAGGACATCGTCCGCTTGCGACGGGAGTTGATGGTCATCTTCGGCGGGCTGACGGAAGCCAACGCCAAGGCGTGGGAAGAAGCGACGCGGCGCTACCTGACGACGGCGCTGCCCGAGGGGCGCTTCCACGTGTGGCTCGCATACGCCGGAGGCGAGCCGGTGGCGTGTAGCGGGCTCTCCCCCTTCGAGCGGCCCCCGGCGGCGAACCACCTGAGCGGCCTGGAGGGCTACATCCTCAACATGTACACCGTGCCCGCATGGCGGAAACGCGGCCTGTCCCGCGCGCTGATGGCGGAAGTCATGGCCTTCGCGCGTGAGGCGGGCATGGGGCGGCTGTGGCTGCACGCCTCGGAGGACGGCCGGCCGCTGTACGAGGGCCTGGGCTTCGCTCCGAACCCCATGGCGCTCGAGTGGAAGCCCGGCGGGGCGTAG
- a CDS encoding thioredoxin family protein: protein MKQVFTALALGAMFLGAPAFADAEVGKPAPTFTLKDESGKEHSLAQYKGKIVVLEWTNPECPFVQRHYSADTMANTLKGFDAKKVVWLAVDSTAHNTPEKSAAWKKTEGFSYPVLQDASGTVGKSFGAKTTPHMFVIDEQGVVRYAGAIDDDPRGKNEKKTNYVKTAVDALLAGKPVPTATSNSYGCSVKYKSS, encoded by the coding sequence ATGAAGCAGGTCTTCACCGCTCTCGCGCTCGGCGCGATGTTCCTGGGTGCCCCCGCCTTCGCTGACGCCGAGGTGGGCAAGCCCGCACCGACCTTCACCCTGAAGGACGAGTCCGGCAAGGAGCACTCGCTGGCGCAGTACAAGGGCAAGATTGTCGTCCTCGAGTGGACCAACCCCGAGTGCCCCTTCGTGCAGCGGCACTACTCGGCCGACACGATGGCCAACACGCTGAAGGGCTTCGACGCGAAGAAGGTGGTGTGGCTGGCGGTGGACTCCACGGCGCACAACACGCCGGAGAAGTCCGCGGCCTGGAAGAAGACGGAGGGCTTCAGCTACCCGGTGCTGCAGGACGCGAGCGGCACGGTGGGCAAGTCCTTCGGCGCGAAGACGACGCCGCACATGTTCGTCATCGACGAGCAAGGCGTCGTTCGCTACGCGGGCGCCATCGACGACGACCCGCGCGGCAAGAACGAGAAGAAGACCAACTACGTGAAGACGGCGGTGGACGCGCTGCTCGCCGGCAAGCCGGTGCCTACCGCCACCAGCAACTCGTACGGGTGCTCGGTGAAGTACAAGAGCAGCTAG
- a CDS encoding protein-disulfide reductase DsbD family protein yields the protein MTRQQSKRLGRAGVVGVVLMASVAWAQLPPSAVATGAPDEGDPRIEAALLVDATQVKPGDTFRVGVRFRMDPGWHVYWKNPGDSGLETEVTWDTPGSTVGPLQWPYPHTFRTSDGFIVTHGYDGEVLLFAQARAAENATGQLQLSAAANALVCEVHCIPAELMLTRNVPVGPETLRDADATHAFDAAQAKVPRPTADTGHTVQLALDSKQLTAGQEFTGTLTVTGPKGAALPALEGDFFTPERIAGVADVSLTSVGSGRFKLKGKMEPDAPGSEPRLAGVLRLGTAASGYQALSVDVPMAPVMPVGGAVAAAPVAVKPPSVKDSIAAVKPVAVAPVAAPAAESSVSLGLALLFAFFGGALLNLMPCVFPVLALKAYGFTRMVQNEHGRVGAHAAAYAGGIIGSMLLLAGTVLGVRAGGASVGWGFQFQEPLFVAAVSAVLVAFALNLFGVFNVGLDGTALAGKVDQSHGLMHSVGEGVLAVVLATPCSAPLLGTAVGFAFAAGPLTVLAVFFALGLGLALPFCVLVLVPGLAKKLPKPGAWMERFKQVLGFALLATTVWLVWVMGGLAGVDGMARLLAFLVAVGLGTWLYGQSQTQEGGRRFASVALAAVVLVGAGVASLRFDGLAPEARASSSVARTQPWDPAAVTAALEAGQPVFIDFTADWCLTCKFNERTVLSREEVRAAFTENQVAFFVADWTRRDARITAKLAEHGRAGVPMYLVLSPGAPDKPEVLSELLTTDLVVDAVKRAAECSPARRKNGSNVVCAVGFPRP from the coding sequence ATGACGCGTCAGCAGTCGAAGAGGCTCGGCCGAGCCGGAGTTGTCGGAGTCGTCCTCATGGCCTCGGTGGCGTGGGCGCAGCTGCCCCCTTCCGCTGTCGCCACGGGAGCGCCCGACGAGGGCGATCCTCGCATCGAGGCGGCCCTCCTGGTGGATGCCACCCAGGTGAAGCCGGGAGACACGTTCCGCGTGGGCGTGCGCTTCCGCATGGACCCGGGTTGGCACGTCTACTGGAAGAACCCCGGCGACTCGGGCCTGGAGACCGAGGTGACGTGGGACACGCCCGGCTCCACCGTGGGCCCGCTCCAGTGGCCCTACCCGCACACCTTCCGCACGTCGGACGGCTTCATCGTCACGCACGGCTATGACGGCGAGGTGCTCCTCTTCGCGCAGGCACGCGCGGCGGAGAACGCCACGGGTCAGCTACAGCTCTCCGCCGCCGCCAACGCGCTGGTGTGCGAGGTGCACTGCATCCCCGCCGAGCTGATGCTCACGCGCAACGTGCCCGTGGGCCCCGAGACGCTGCGAGACGCGGACGCCACGCACGCCTTCGACGCGGCGCAGGCCAAGGTGCCGCGCCCCACGGCGGACACCGGCCACACCGTGCAGCTCGCGCTGGACTCGAAGCAGCTCACCGCGGGCCAGGAGTTCACCGGCACCCTTACCGTGACGGGCCCCAAGGGCGCGGCGCTGCCCGCGCTGGAGGGTGACTTCTTCACGCCCGAGCGCATCGCCGGCGTGGCCGACGTGTCCCTCACCTCGGTGGGCTCGGGCCGCTTCAAGCTGAAGGGCAAGATGGAGCCGGACGCGCCGGGCTCCGAGCCGCGTCTCGCGGGCGTGCTGCGCCTGGGCACGGCGGCGTCGGGCTACCAGGCGCTCTCGGTGGACGTGCCGATGGCGCCCGTGATGCCCGTCGGTGGCGCCGTGGCCGCCGCGCCCGTCGCGGTGAAGCCGCCCTCCGTGAAGGACAGCATCGCCGCGGTGAAGCCGGTGGCCGTGGCGCCGGTGGCCGCTCCTGCCGCGGAGTCCTCCGTGAGCCTGGGGCTCGCGCTGCTGTTCGCGTTCTTCGGCGGCGCGCTGCTCAACCTGATGCCGTGCGTGTTCCCCGTGCTGGCGCTCAAGGCCTACGGCTTCACGCGCATGGTGCAGAACGAGCACGGCCGCGTGGGCGCGCACGCGGCGGCGTACGCGGGCGGCATCATCGGCAGCATGCTGCTCTTGGCCGGCACGGTGCTCGGGGTGCGCGCGGGCGGCGCCAGCGTGGGCTGGGGCTTCCAGTTCCAGGAGCCGCTCTTCGTCGCCGCCGTGAGCGCGGTGCTGGTGGCCTTCGCGCTCAACCTCTTCGGCGTCTTCAACGTGGGCCTGGACGGCACGGCGCTCGCGGGCAAGGTGGACCAGAGCCACGGCCTCATGCACAGCGTGGGCGAGGGTGTGCTCGCGGTGGTGCTGGCCACGCCGTGCTCGGCGCCGCTGCTCGGCACGGCGGTGGGCTTCGCCTTCGCGGCGGGCCCGCTCACGGTGCTGGCCGTCTTCTTCGCGCTGGGCCTTGGGCTCGCGCTGCCCTTCTGCGTGCTGGTGCTGGTGCCGGGGCTGGCCAAGAAGCTGCCGAAGCCGGGCGCGTGGATGGAGCGCTTCAAGCAGGTGCTGGGCTTCGCGCTGCTGGCCACCACGGTGTGGCTGGTGTGGGTGATGGGCGGGCTGGCCGGCGTGGACGGCATGGCGCGGCTGCTGGCCTTCCTCGTCGCGGTGGGCCTGGGCACGTGGCTCTACGGCCAGTCGCAGACGCAGGAGGGAGGACGCCGGTTCGCCAGCGTGGCGCTGGCGGCGGTGGTGCTGGTGGGCGCGGGCGTCGCGTCGCTGCGCTTCGACGGGCTGGCCCCTGAGGCGCGCGCGTCCTCGTCCGTGGCGCGCACGCAGCCGTGGGACCCGGCGGCTGTCACCGCGGCGCTGGAGGCCGGGCAGCCGGTGTTCATCGACTTCACCGCGGACTGGTGCCTCACCTGCAAGTTCAACGAGCGCACCGTGCTGTCGCGTGAGGAGGTCCGCGCCGCCTTCACCGAGAACCAGGTCGCCTTCTTCGTGGCCGACTGGACGCGCCGCGACGCGCGAATCACCGCCAAGCTGGCCGAGCACGGCCGCGCCGGTGTGCCCATGTACCTGGTGCTGAGCCCCGGTGCTCCGGACAAGCCGGAGGTGCTGTCGGAGCTGCTCACCACGGACCTGGTGGTGGACGCGGTGAAGCGCGCGGCGGAGTGCTCGCCCGCGCGCCGGAAGAATGGCTCCAACGTCGTCTGTGCCGTGGGCTTCCCACGGCCCTGA
- a CDS encoding vWA domain-containing protein, with translation MKQTAWAVERDAEHGREVLLLVTLEADAEAPRAPVAINLALDRSASMRGVPLLAAVQAAQTLVERASPRDYLGLLTFDAEPEQVLPMRAMEPNAKAQFLKVLSRLESGEGTALHEAVERACEAARRVLVPGARPQVLMLTDGEPSVGPSQLADFKTLGARVAESGVMLHALGLGRHYLPDILEALTSPSGTGFVHVDDPEGLPMAVGQLGAELFGEVVSDARVYVLPTGFADLRCRHRYPARVEGDAMSATLGAVSQAFPRRVLFSGLLGNAEWNVSVSSSFTENGDTRRVTVPLTRILPDSEQGRYVRAVSAELELVAAEATAWKALGRRHQESAERALESADMALYKLARLGSPEVPPHRHVERLADLRRFLERRANQQVPALVMRRAHSEVSRITMSRVGPALPAPALVPWKSEE, from the coding sequence ATGAAGCAGACGGCCTGGGCAGTGGAGCGCGATGCCGAGCACGGCCGTGAGGTGCTCCTCCTCGTCACGCTGGAGGCGGACGCCGAGGCGCCCCGCGCTCCCGTCGCCATCAATCTCGCCCTGGACCGCAGCGCGTCCATGCGCGGCGTGCCGTTGCTCGCCGCCGTGCAGGCCGCGCAGACGCTGGTGGAGCGCGCCAGCCCTCGCGACTACCTGGGCCTGCTCACCTTCGACGCCGAGCCCGAGCAGGTGCTCCCCATGCGCGCCATGGAGCCCAACGCGAAGGCCCAGTTCCTCAAGGTGCTCTCGCGTCTGGAGTCCGGCGAGGGCACCGCCCTGCACGAGGCCGTCGAGCGTGCATGCGAGGCCGCTCGCCGCGTGCTCGTTCCCGGTGCCCGGCCGCAGGTGCTGATGCTCACCGACGGCGAGCCCTCCGTGGGCCCGTCGCAGCTCGCCGACTTCAAGACCCTGGGCGCTCGCGTCGCCGAGTCCGGCGTGATGCTGCACGCGCTGGGTCTGGGCCGGCACTACCTGCCCGACATCCTCGAGGCCCTCACCAGTCCGTCCGGTACCGGCTTCGTCCACGTGGACGACCCGGAGGGTCTGCCCATGGCGGTGGGGCAGCTCGGCGCGGAGCTGTTCGGTGAAGTGGTGTCCGACGCGCGCGTGTACGTGCTGCCCACGGGCTTCGCGGACCTGCGCTGCCGCCACCGCTACCCCGCGCGCGTCGAAGGCGACGCGATGAGCGCCACGCTGGGCGCCGTGTCGCAGGCCTTCCCGCGCCGCGTGCTCTTCTCGGGTCTGCTGGGCAACGCGGAGTGGAACGTGAGCGTGTCCTCGTCCTTCACCGAGAACGGCGACACGCGTCGAGTCACGGTGCCGTTGACGCGCATCCTTCCGGACAGCGAGCAGGGTCGCTACGTGCGCGCGGTGTCCGCGGAGCTGGAGTTGGTGGCCGCCGAGGCGACCGCGTGGAAGGCGCTGGGCCGCCGTCACCAGGAGTCCGCCGAGCGCGCGCTCGAGTCCGCCGACATGGCCCTCTACAAGCTGGCCCGGTTGGGCTCGCCCGAGGTTCCACCGCATCGTCACGTGGAGCGGCTGGCCGACCTGCGCCGCTTCCTGGAGCGCCGCGCCAATCAGCAGGTGCCGGCGCTGGTGATGCGCCGCGCCCACTCCGAGGTTTCCCGTATCACCATGAGCCGCGTGGGCCCCGCCCTGCCCGCGCCGGCACTGGTCCCCTGGAAGAGCGAGGAGTAG
- a CDS encoding (Fe-S)-binding protein produces the protein MSPIITGLLLAVAVPIFVMTMSGRVGVLLAMRKENRLDNIPLRIKRLVLFGLGQKRMVDPEEFTPGLMHVFIYAAFMVLALRTVMMFAMGFSSTALDVLTDLSHPVWADVPPLLALYKVYLLAKDSVAALALLGCAYFVWTRWKVKPDRMTVSWEAYLILGFISGLMVTEFMFGGSHMVAQHAAQVPVGATQVPAAPSALVWWEPVTSIVGLAMMPLGVTASHVVGVAGFWIHLTIILSFLNFLPIGKHFHIITGLPNVFFQRTHSTGKLPTPNLEKEEFGTATVRDLTWKNGLDLYSCTECGRCQTHCPTYITGKPLTHKGVNQDLKHWIWDHEQWVEEGYGPGKVKEPLPEIVGSALKAETVWACTSCGWCEQACPVFIENVPRLIDMRRYQVQVKADFPPEIQRVFEGIERQGNPWGLGQDRRDEWAEDLALPTWGDGGGPYEYLFFVGCAGSYDDKQKKVSRALVKIMREAGVSFATLSKQEMCNGDSARRMGNEYLFQTMAKTNVETWNSMGVKAVITQCPHCFNTIKNEYPEFGGEYRVINHTQLINELLNEKRIKLSAVMNTKLTYHDPCYLGRHNGVYDAPREVLKAIPGLEVVEMQRSKREGFCCGAGGGRMWMEEHIGTRINHNRLNEAALTLKHAEDPSTPFPDATDKKKPGMVGDYKEKGGTGVVAVACPFCSTMLNDAVNDTERGENIKIKDITELVADSLVQTRTGAATVTPGVTVSAKPE, from the coding sequence ATGAGCCCCATCATCACCGGCCTATTGCTTGCCGTCGCCGTACCCATCTTCGTGATGACCATGTCTGGTCGCGTGGGCGTGCTGCTCGCGATGAGGAAGGAGAACCGGCTCGACAACATCCCCCTGCGCATCAAGCGCCTCGTGCTCTTCGGGCTCGGGCAGAAGCGCATGGTGGACCCGGAGGAGTTCACCCCGGGCCTGATGCACGTCTTCATCTACGCCGCCTTCATGGTGCTGGCGCTACGCACCGTCATGATGTTCGCGATGGGCTTCTCGTCCACGGCGCTGGACGTGCTGACGGACCTGAGCCACCCGGTCTGGGCGGACGTGCCGCCCCTGCTCGCCCTCTACAAGGTCTACCTGCTGGCCAAGGACAGCGTGGCCGCGCTGGCCCTGCTCGGCTGCGCCTACTTCGTCTGGACGCGCTGGAAGGTGAAGCCGGACCGCATGACGGTCTCCTGGGAGGCGTACCTCATCCTGGGCTTCATCTCCGGCCTGATGGTTACGGAGTTCATGTTCGGCGGCAGCCACATGGTGGCCCAGCACGCCGCGCAGGTGCCGGTGGGCGCCACCCAGGTGCCCGCCGCCCCGTCCGCCCTGGTGTGGTGGGAGCCCGTCACCAGCATCGTGGGACTGGCGATGATGCCGCTGGGCGTGACGGCCTCGCACGTGGTGGGCGTGGCGGGCTTCTGGATTCACCTCACCATCATCCTGTCGTTCCTGAACTTCCTGCCCATCGGCAAGCACTTCCACATCATCACCGGCCTGCCCAACGTCTTCTTCCAACGCACCCACTCCACCGGCAAGCTGCCCACGCCGAATCTGGAGAAGGAGGAGTTCGGCACCGCGACGGTGAGGGACCTCACCTGGAAGAACGGCCTGGACCTGTACTCCTGTACGGAGTGCGGCCGCTGCCAGACGCACTGTCCGACGTACATCACCGGCAAGCCGCTCACCCACAAGGGCGTGAACCAGGACCTGAAGCATTGGATCTGGGACCACGAGCAGTGGGTGGAGGAAGGCTACGGCCCCGGCAAGGTGAAGGAGCCGCTGCCGGAAATCGTGGGCTCGGCGCTGAAGGCGGAGACGGTGTGGGCGTGCACGAGCTGCGGCTGGTGCGAGCAGGCCTGCCCGGTGTTCATCGAGAACGTCCCGCGCCTCATCGACATGCGCCGCTACCAGGTGCAGGTGAAGGCGGACTTCCCGCCCGAAATCCAGCGCGTGTTCGAGGGCATCGAGCGCCAGGGCAACCCCTGGGGCCTCGGCCAGGACCGTCGCGACGAGTGGGCGGAAGATTTGGCGCTGCCCACCTGGGGTGACGGCGGCGGCCCGTACGAGTACCTGTTCTTCGTGGGCTGCGCGGGCAGCTACGACGACAAGCAGAAGAAGGTCAGCCGCGCGCTGGTCAAAATCATGCGCGAGGCGGGCGTCTCCTTCGCCACGCTGTCCAAGCAGGAGATGTGCAACGGCGACTCCGCCCGCCGCATGGGCAACGAGTACCTGTTCCAGACGATGGCGAAGACGAACGTCGAGACGTGGAACTCGATGGGCGTGAAGGCCGTGATTACTCAGTGCCCGCACTGCTTCAACACCATCAAGAACGAGTACCCGGAGTTCGGCGGTGAGTACCGCGTCATCAACCACACGCAGCTCATCAACGAGCTCTTGAACGAGAAGCGCATCAAGCTCTCGGCGGTGATGAACACGAAGCTCACGTACCACGACCCCTGCTACCTGGGCCGCCACAACGGCGTGTACGACGCGCCCCGCGAGGTGCTGAAGGCCATCCCCGGTCTGGAAGTGGTGGAGATGCAGCGCAGCAAGCGCGAGGGCTTCTGCTGCGGCGCGGGCGGCGGGCGCATGTGGATGGAGGAGCACATCGGCACGCGCATCAACCACAACCGCCTGAACGAGGCGGCGCTGACGCTGAAGCACGCCGAGGACCCGTCCACGCCGTTCCCCGACGCCACGGACAAGAAGAAGCCGGGCATGGTGGGCGACTACAAGGAGAAGGGCGGCACCGGCGTGGTGGCGGTGGCGTGCCCGTTCTGCTCCACGATGCTCAACGACGCGGTCAACGACACCGAGCGCGGCGAGAACATCAAGATCAAGGACATCACCGAGCTGGTGGCGGACTCGCTCGTCCAGACGCGCACCGGCGCGGCCACCGTGACGCCCGGCGTGACGGTGAGCGCCAAGCCGGAGTGA
- a CDS encoding DUF2378 family protein, protein MGRGAVDMETPDTRLIYLGAVQGLFLIALRGRLSPAAREALRAEGLDLDQDLMPAYAFTSWLRWQDIILRDVWPDLPRDEAFRKLGRTVIDGLLSTMLGRVMATAARTLGPRLGLPQLDRGFRSSNNFQCTRVLVERGPNACELWINDIADRPTYYVGLLEAVLGAMGARESRITVLRHEPPGCTFLVEWRP, encoded by the coding sequence GTGGGTCGCGGAGCCGTGGACATGGAGACGCCGGACACGCGCCTCATCTACCTCGGCGCCGTGCAGGGCCTGTTCCTCATCGCCCTGCGCGGGCGCCTGTCCCCGGCCGCGCGTGAGGCGCTTCGTGCCGAGGGGCTGGACCTGGACCAGGACCTGATGCCGGCCTACGCCTTTACCTCGTGGCTGCGCTGGCAGGACATCATCCTGCGCGACGTGTGGCCTGACCTGCCGCGTGACGAGGCGTTCCGGAAGCTGGGCCGCACCGTCATCGACGGGCTGCTGAGCACCATGCTCGGCCGGGTGATGGCCACCGCCGCGCGCACGCTGGGGCCCCGGCTGGGGCTGCCGCAGCTCGACCGGGGCTTCCGCTCGTCCAACAACTTCCAGTGCACGCGGGTGCTGGTGGAGCGGGGACCGAACGCCTGCGAGCTGTGGATCAACGACATCGCGGACCGGCCCACCTACTACGTGGGCCTGCTGGAGGCCGTCCTCGGAGCGATGGGCGCGCGCGAGTCCCGCATCACGGTGCTCCGCCACGAGCCTCCCGGCTGCACCTTCCTCGTCGAGTGGAGGCCCTGA
- a CDS encoding ankyrin repeat domain-containing protein, translated as MSLFDAVLAGDREAVKSQLASGTHPDPFDAEGRTPLMAAARAGRADIVRLLLESGADPELTDSIGETPLIMAAAHGHAEVCKLLLPHAKDDERDLARTLLSGVGITDLRSEPSIPAPDKLDRKLASAGAYVAGKLGDEGPLKRLERALRAEKSRKG; from the coding sequence ATGTCCCTGTTCGATGCAGTGCTCGCCGGTGACCGTGAGGCCGTGAAGTCCCAGCTCGCCTCGGGGACGCACCCGGACCCGTTCGATGCCGAGGGACGCACGCCGCTGATGGCCGCCGCCCGCGCGGGACGCGCCGACATCGTGCGCCTGCTGCTGGAGTCCGGCGCGGACCCCGAGCTCACCGACAGCATCGGCGAGACGCCGCTCATCATGGCCGCCGCCCACGGCCACGCCGAGGTCTGCAAGCTGCTCCTCCCTCACGCCAAGGACGACGAGCGGGACCTCGCGCGCACGCTGCTGTCCGGCGTGGGCATCACCGACCTGCGCTCCGAGCCGTCCATCCCTGCTCCGGACAAGCTGGACCGCAAGCTCGCCTCCGCGGGCGCGTACGTCGCCGGCAAGCTGGGCGACGAGGGCCCCTTGAAGCGGCTGGAGCGCGCCCTGCGCGCGGAGAAGTCCCGCAAGGGCTGA
- a CDS encoding alpha/beta hydrolase: MLPEPSPGVLPHTGEPEGGLPYRLFVSGESSEVNPQRLVVWLHPSGSDGLELVEPLAEDFVRRGFALLTLSRKNFADWKGADANRVMAKVLPDAARVPGVDARRPVLLGFSAGAQMALELWSARPDAFSGLVLLAGAPRFSRGDELTPPRGTAYTRVPMLAVVGEDDGDGPALWRKAQETWSAAGVPLQTRVVSDLGHEWLLKEPTEREAMLAWLAALPPVQ, translated from the coding sequence GTGCTCCCGGAGCCGTCTCCCGGAGTGCTGCCTCACACCGGCGAGCCGGAAGGCGGGCTGCCCTACCGGCTCTTCGTCTCGGGAGAGTCCAGCGAGGTCAATCCGCAACGGCTCGTGGTGTGGCTGCATCCCTCGGGTTCGGATGGGCTGGAGTTGGTGGAGCCGCTGGCGGAGGACTTCGTCCGGCGGGGCTTCGCGCTGCTGACGTTGTCCCGGAAGAACTTCGCCGACTGGAAGGGCGCGGATGCCAACCGGGTGATGGCGAAGGTGCTGCCGGACGCGGCGCGCGTGCCGGGCGTGGACGCGAGACGGCCGGTGCTGCTGGGCTTCAGCGCGGGCGCGCAGATGGCGCTGGAGCTCTGGTCCGCGAGGCCGGATGCGTTCAGCGGGCTGGTGCTCCTGGCTGGGGCGCCGCGCTTCTCTCGCGGGGATGAGCTCACTCCGCCCCGGGGGACCGCATACACGCGCGTGCCGATGCTGGCGGTGGTGGGGGAGGACGACGGTGACGGGCCCGCCCTGTGGCGGAAGGCACAGGAGACGTGGAGCGCGGCGGGCGTCCCGCTCCAGACCCGCGTCGTCTCCGACCTGGGACACGAGTGGCTCCTGAAGGAGCCCACGGAGCGCGAGGCCATGCTCGCCTGGCTGGCCGCGCTGCCTCCGGTGCAGTGA
- a CDS encoding TolB family protein has translation MTGMRWFIGGVLAVGLLGACEPTDEGGGGTTGDVLFTQGFAFVREDDRNVYVVDDDGDPNDPQKLTTVGGVYWPAVSRDGRSIVFVQRSGTATSLRTVPTSGGTTATLFSSGDSTCPRGCTNFRTPTFSPDGRSVVFVFSTNNSSVTSLGRVNTDGSGFVELTPNTTISYGAPSFVPNGSAVVAPAGSGLRQLNQIARVPLDGTGPTFSSLGNEVLAVENRVAVSPSGTQVAFDGRLSSGSVRIYVASFGTAGVSALQRVTDLTSAGVLETWPTWTRSNQVGFLLDDASGGTPGIYRATTGTGTPSSVTLAVPSAAEPSYGPL, from the coding sequence ATGACGGGCATGCGGTGGTTCATCGGTGGAGTGTTGGCAGTGGGGTTGCTGGGGGCGTGCGAGCCCACCGACGAAGGCGGTGGCGGCACCACGGGCGACGTCCTCTTCACGCAGGGCTTCGCCTTCGTGCGCGAGGACGACCGCAACGTCTACGTGGTGGACGACGACGGCGACCCCAACGATCCGCAGAAGCTGACGACGGTGGGCGGGGTGTACTGGCCCGCCGTGTCGAGGGACGGGCGCAGCATCGTCTTCGTGCAGCGCAGCGGCACTGCCACCTCGCTGCGGACGGTGCCCACGTCGGGGGGCACCACGGCCACGCTGTTCAGCTCGGGGGACTCCACGTGCCCGCGCGGCTGCACCAACTTCCGCACGCCCACCTTCAGCCCGGACGGGCGGAGCGTCGTCTTCGTGTTCTCCACGAACAACAGCTCCGTCACCTCGCTGGGCCGGGTGAACACGGACGGCAGCGGCTTCGTGGAGCTCACGCCCAACACCACCATCTCCTACGGCGCGCCGTCGTTCGTGCCCAACGGGAGCGCGGTGGTGGCGCCGGCGGGCAGCGGGCTGCGCCAGCTCAACCAGATTGCGCGCGTGCCGCTCGACGGCACCGGGCCCACGTTCAGCTCGCTGGGGAATGAGGTGCTCGCGGTGGAGAACCGCGTGGCGGTGTCCCCGAGCGGCACGCAGGTGGCGTTCGACGGGCGGCTGTCGTCGGGCAGCGTGCGCATCTACGTGGCCTCGTTCGGGACGGCGGGGGTGAGCGCCCTGCAGCGGGTGACGGACCTGACCTCGGCGGGTGTGCTGGAGACGTGGCCGACGTGGACGCGCTCCAACCAGGTCGGGTTCCTGCTCGACGACGCCAGCGGTGGCACGCCGGGCATCTACCGGGCGACGACGGGCACGGGCACGCCGTCCTCCGTGACGCTTGCGGTGCCGAGCGCGGCGGAGCCGTCCTACGGACCGCTGTAG
- a CDS encoding non-proteolytic archaemetzincin-like protein — protein sequence MPQKTLLLVSVGSPPASLLRDLQDPLATLMGVQSVVAKAALPSPAYAFNKDRSQYHCNAIMRRLSPMLEPGQTAVMGITDVDLFVPDSPFVFGEADRESRTAVVSLFRLRQGADGDPLRRRVQVEAVHQAGHLLGLSYCEDPRCVMFFAQTPQDTDRKQLSLCNVCRNELQKLNR from the coding sequence ATGCCGCAGAAGACGCTCCTGCTGGTCTCCGTGGGTAGCCCACCGGCCTCCCTTCTGAGGGACTTGCAGGACCCGCTGGCGACGCTCATGGGCGTCCAGTCGGTGGTAGCGAAGGCGGCCCTTCCCTCTCCGGCCTACGCCTTCAACAAGGACCGGAGCCAGTACCACTGTAACGCCATCATGCGGCGGCTCTCGCCGATGCTGGAGCCCGGCCAGACCGCCGTCATGGGCATCACCGACGTGGACCTGTTCGTCCCGGACTCGCCCTTCGTCTTCGGCGAGGCGGACCGCGAGTCCCGTACGGCGGTGGTGAGCCTCTTCCGCCTGCGTCAGGGCGCGGACGGAGACCCGTTGCGGCGCCGCGTCCAGGTGGAGGCGGTGCACCAGGCCGGGCACCTGCTCGGGCTGTCCTACTGTGAGGACCCCCGGTGCGTCATGTTCTTCGCCCAGACGCCCCAGGACACGGACCGCAAGCAGTTGTCGCTGTGCAATGTGTGTCGCAACGAGCTTCAGAAGCTCAACCGCTGA